The Henckelia pumila isolate YLH828 chromosome 2, ASM3356847v2, whole genome shotgun sequence genome includes a window with the following:
- the LOC140877185 gene encoding uncharacterized protein, which yields MTSCPLPENFDMDAVKKKIELSLQQLNYSGPISIYAYGKLTRMKKKVVKKLGEICTEINDIEGPKDSAEMRIRVDILDMMMDKTDTPNRMLISGNEELASALHILKYENYNILLGAPELQFFSSLSAPQLRKTEGLRFVSKGQRCRVFYSETRELEH from the exons ATGACGAGTTGCCCGTTACCGGAAAACTTCGACATGGACgcagtgaaaaaaaaaatagagttgTCACTACAACAGTTGAATTATAGTGGCCCGATTTCAATTTATGCTTATGGAAAATTAACACGAATGAAGAAAAAAGTTGTTAAGAAGCTAGGAGAGATATGCACAGAAATTAATGATATTGAAG GTCCGAAAGACAGTGCCGAAATGAGAATTCGTGTTGATATACTAGATATGATGATGGACAAGACTGATACACCAAACCGCATGTTGATCTCCGGAAACGAGGAACTTGCATCCGCACTACACatactgaaatatgaaaattacAACATTCTATTG GGGGcacccgagctgcagttttttaGCAGCCTGAGCGCACCCCAGTTGAGGAAAACAGAAGGGTTGCG TTTCGTATCGAAAGGACAAAGGTGCCGAGTTTTCTACTCTGAGACAagggaacttgaacattga